The following is a genomic window from Triplophysa dalaica isolate WHDGS20190420 chromosome 22, ASM1584641v1, whole genome shotgun sequence.
tgttccagaaatccagattaagagtaaaagtttgatttaaaaaacaacaggttCCGTTAATGAAGGTTTGTCTATGTCTCCTTTGTAAAAAATTCCAAGGAATTTCAGGTTAATCcagtagtaaaatatgtttgttgcaGGAGCTCAAGAGTGTGTGACCTCTCTctctgacctctctctctctctctctctctctatctctatctctatctctatctctctctctctctctctctatctatctctctatctatctatctatctatctctctctctctctctctctctctctgtctctctctctcacactctctctctctctctctctctctctctctctctctgtctctctctctatctgtctctgtctctgtctctctctcaatctctctttctctctctcaatctctctctctctctcgctctctcgctctctctctctctatctctctctctctctctctctctctctctcagtctttctctttctgtctttctgtctctctctcgctctctctctcactctctctctctctctctctctctctctcactctctctctctctcagtcttctcgtctctctctgtctctctctctcgctctctctctcactctctctctctctctcgctctctcgctctctctctctctatctctctctctctctctctctctctctctctctctctctctctctctctctctctctctctctctctatctctctatctctctctctctctctctctctctctctctctcactctctcaatctctctctctctctctctctctctctctgtctctgtctctgtctctgtctctctctctctcactctctctctctttctctctctctctctctcaccctctctctctctctctctcacacactctctctctctctcacacactctctctctctctctctctctcaccctctctctctcaatctctctctctctctctctctctctctctctctctctctctctctctctctctctctctctctgtctctgtctctgtctcggtctctctctctctctctctctctctctctctctcacactctctctctctctctctctctctctgtctctgtctccgtctctctctctctctctctctctctctcacacactctctctctctctctctctctctctctctgtctctgtctctgtctcggtctctctctctctctctctctctctctctctctctctctctcacactctctctctctctctctctctctctctctctctctgtctctgtctccgtctctctctctctctctctctctctctcacacactctctctctctctctctctctcttcaaagCTTTGTACACTTGTGTAGCACACTGACATATGCTTGTGTTTGAGATTGTCATTCCAGCTGTGAATCACCCGTACGAGGCTCCGTGTGAAGAGAAAACAGGACGTAAAGTTTGCTTCGGGTCAATCATAACATTCTGACACACGTGACGTGTTTAGTTCATGCTGTTTACTGAAGTTAAAGACACTCCCAACACCTGCAGCGGCTTCTGctgaatgacatcatcacagagtTGAGTTTACTGGTGTTCTTCATGCTGATGTGGGAAAATCAGATTGAACACCCATCAGTACTGAGTGAATGAGGGATGTTGAGGACCGTTGACACACACATGGATCAGAAACTCTTTTCTGGTTGTAGGTTTGAAGCAACTCAGTGTAAAGGTCATTTTTGTCTGTCAGAGTGTCCTGCATATCCACCAGAGGGCACCATTGACATCAAAGACTACATCTCCCATAATTCCCCAGAATCAAGTATTTCACCTCTCTGTGTCATTAAACTGTGTATCAGTTTTAGCATCAGTTGTAGCGTAAAATACCGTAAACTCTGTGATTTGTTCTCTATCACAGAAACATGTTAGCTGTAAATCTAACGTGTTTGACAGATGTTAGGGCGTCAGTAGAACACGTGTCAGATGATCACTTGGGAAGTTTCTTTGGCATTTATATGAATGGAATCCAGACAGAGCAGCTGTGATGTGTAGGAAAGGCATCTGAAACATTTAAGAAATCCTTAAAGGGTTAAAAGATGGTTTCTGTCAGATGAAGTGTTTCTAGTGTTCAAATCTCATTCTTTTATGTAGTGTTTGAGCCCTCAGTCACTTTCACTTGATTCATACACACAAGGACACAAAGAGGTTATGACTGTCATTCCTCAGAGCATATGGCAGCGTTTTACTGCcaaaaattccattgttttaaaaagaagGTCATTTCTTTATAAGCCTTGAACATCATACATCTCAAGAATGAAGAAGAAATACGTTGAGAATGCAGAGACGTTTTGGAAGCACCCCGTGGTATCACAGCTTACTATGGTACATGGTTTTCAATAACACATGTCAATGCACCATAATAATCCCATCACCAGACCACAACAAGTGTGTTCATGAATCCTCTCGTCTAATGAATGTCAAAGGTTCCCATCactaaaagtatatatttaggaCCCCCTGAGACAATCATGATCCCAGAGATGATGTGAATGAAAGAACCTCTAAACAAGTCCACGTAAACTCTTTATCTTCATCTCTGTTTACTTGTGCGGGAAAGAATTTGGGGTGGTTTCTTTATGTAGAAACATGACAATTGTTCTGTGAAACGCTTCACATTCCAGACATGCCATTGTGTGCATGCGTACATCAAATCTTCATCTTGAATTTTTTagcttttcatgtttttttaatgcatgcatgggttgtccttctgaaagaatgtaaacacagAGTCTCGGTGGCAGTGTCTGAGCCATGAGGAATGCTGTGAGATTGTTTGTCTGATCATGACAGACGGAGGAGTGTtcagaaaacatgtttgaaaGCAAATCACAACAACTGACACACTTTAAGATTGTTGATGCAGTGAATGAGAAACTGAATGAGATTGATATTCACACTCGAGTACTTGTGTTGTACAGATGTCCCTTTGTCATCTCATGTCTCGGAGGCTGAATTTATCatgatttattgtgttttctcCACCAGTGATCATTGGTATCATTACTGTACATTAACAAAATGTTGGATTATTTCAACCTATGGTTGGTCAGATATGGATAAACCCAAAaattgggttaaattaacccagaataTGGCTATTTTTGACctaacaatgggttaaaacaattacaaaaacatttcacgcaaacagttctagggcacttttgactgccattcaCATTTTTCCTACGatgatagtcaatggggtccaagaagtgtttggttacattgatacagatttggaacaacttgacacaaatgacacaattttcaattttcgggtgaactgtacctttaaagatACAGTTGTTTTAAAGTGTCCTCTAGCATTGTCTCATGACGTGTCATGAAATGCTGTTTGACCATCGCTAATCAAAATGCAATTGTTTAATGTGTAAACTTCTGACATTACCCCCCATTTTCCTGATATTTAACTGGCAAAATTAGGACACAATTGAGTTAAAAGGGGTCAAATGgcgtgaatatgtgtttttctgtgtctttggtgtgttataagatgtgttgaaacaaaagatgcattctatgtaaaagcgaatgctcacccagacctgcctgaaacacctggtgtaaccacacccccacaaatctacatcagttggtgttagcatttgactaagaccacccaaatgtagaCGTCAGTAAGGtggcgtacttgtaaatctcattgtatcgtcacCGCCGCACTCATGGAGACGCTGTGtgaaaagaaagcctctttgtttgccctgccaAAGGATGAGACAGCTAAAAATGAACGCTGTttcagaaaagtacaatccgaatgttcaagattgtgcagcgcatttcaccgACGATTGCTTCACAAACCTGGAACATATCAAGACCTGCAATGCACGAAAAATTTGGTTAAAAGGTGGGGCCGTTCCAACCATTACAGCTTTTCTGGTGCTTCAGATTCACAGACTGTAAGTATGTGGTCATTGTGaaagactttgttacggactaacaCGAGTTGAGtttgtcatgtgtttgtgatctgcaaatgcagacgcGTGCAACATGAAAAAAGATAACGTGAATCCTAATAATCAGAAATAATGTTCCAACTGGAGGTTTATATTGTcttattatttagtatttattttgggtttattgtctttgttgagtggTGATGAGACTTGATGCAACACTGCTTGGTCAAGAAGGGCCAACGTGCTcacgttatttattatgttaccattcccttCTGTAACGTGtgcttgtttctatctcacacaaactctgtatgatgtatatgcttgtttgtttagagtCTTTGTAACGTTGCATATAAAAGGTCAAACAGTTAGATATAGTTTTTacctatttaacataatattttttttataaaaccttaccaatcctttacattcTGCTCAAGTCgtgctggcaaagttgatgtatcggcttgatcatATTCATTTTCCGTCTCAGATTCGGGCTCAATTTGATGTAAGAAgtcacaattacattttatcacctgtcagtacaactgAAGAGGAACCTGTTGTtctgaatatggtaagaggtgtttcatttctgtgaaacgctCTAGTATTTGACCAATAACCAACGCACTAaccaactggccaatcatagcacacctcgcttttcagagccatgagctttgtaaaaaatcagcacGTAATATTCGTTTTACCCGTGTCATTTCACCCCTTTACCTGCAAATAATAGAAGTTCCACACGCCAAGTGCAAATAAAGACAAGAAACACAATGTAAAGCTATCACACATATCCTCCAGACTTTTtatagttgttgttgttttttttcacacaagagcagcattattatttttctttttgtctgtaAGGTTGTGGTCCTGATGATGGACAAGCATGCCTGTGTTTGTCCTCATGCTTGTTCATGTAATGACAGTATCTGTGGTGGTCAAACCATAAGCCCAAACCCGCTAGACTTCAACATCGATGGTTTTACAGAACGCACATCTAACACCTCCATCTGCAAAgacttatttaaacaaagaaacaaaagtatGATGGTCATCGGTTATCATTCAAAACTCGAACACAACATATTTACATGAAACACATCAGCTCGCTTTATATGTACAGTGAGGTGCTTTGATAGTCTTCACCGttaacatttattgttttaaatgacagaataaCACAGCCTACGGCTAAATatcaaaacaacacagaaatattatgAAGAAAACACTAAAATATCATGGACTGTCATTGTTATTATTAGAGAGATAAAAAAATGCAAGATTACGTTACAAGGCCAAGatcagataataaataaataaataacaaataaataaagaaagaaaataaatacaatcttttttcttttaattgctTCAGGttatgtgttgttgttgttatttgtgTACAGCTGAAATCATGTCAAATACCGGACGCAAACACTTTGAATATAATGTAACAGTCTACATGAAAAGCAAATGTTCAAAAGATTCTGACaataacattttgtgttgaaatgatcaaatgtgATGGAGACAGCGAGCTATTATATTAAGTCTAATCTAACGTGTCATCTAAAACTGAAGAAAGTTTGTATCTGATCGTACATGTTTTAGATCTTGTGAATAGTTTCTTTTCATCGACAGTGGCatcatgtttttacttttgaagTCAGTCAGAAAAACTGGCACATTTTCAGCCACaatgcatgaataaatgtaGGAGCGTTTCAAATCAAAAGAAaggtttttcatttttccaaAGTGACCATGTTGTTCTATTGAATCCGAGTGCTGGtggacttgtttttttttcacacacgCGTTTATTTTGTGATGAATATACGGCCCAGGGGCATAATGCAGTCTTTTGTCCCAATGTAAATGAAAAGGCACCGTCGATTATATTTTTCTGCTAATGAAATACTGTGACCTCAGCTACACGTGAATGgcacttttaataataataatagtaataataataatatccaCATCATAacataaagacatttgtttatacattgagtttataaaagtctttgtttcgctaaaataaaattatttctcctaattatagaaaataaagGTTTGGTGGTGATCTGTCGAGTTTCTTTCACACGGCTATAGGATCTTGGTTGACTATGATGTTGGGGAGTCTGTTCTGCAGATGTTCCTGTGCCGACAGGTGTAATGCAGGGTTAGTTCTGCTGCCCTCCACAGACCCGGCACAGATGCCACCCAGCGGGTCCTCTGAGCCCAGAAACGGCGTGTCCTCGTCCTCGCTCTCTGAGCCGCTGCTCTCCGAGTTACTGGGGCTCGCCGGCGACACTTCGGCCGTCTGCTGAGTTCTTTGAGCATGGTCAGAGGGGCTGTGCGGGGGGGAGGGCTGATGTGAACTCACTTTCTCTCCGCCGTTCTCGTCTATGTGCAGCGGGCTGACCGGAGGGCTCAGGAGCTCCAGGCCGTGATTGTAGTGGGCCGAGTTACGGAGATTGTGGCCTGACCGCTGCACCGGGTTGGAACCGGATTTGTCGCGCAGGATCGGAGGCGTCCGGAAAAGCAGGGGGCGGTCTTCCTCTCCAGATGGACTGGTCGCCATGGAAGGGATGGAGAGTGCAAGGCTGGAGAGAGGAGCCGACATCTCTGAAGGTGGAGAGGAAGGCGTCACCGGAGACAGAAGCCCCACCGGTGACAGACGGATGGGAGTCGTGGCCGCTGAGACGTACCTGACACGCACACAATACACAGTTtcaaatacagttttatttttattcatctacATACAAACCTCCGATTGACATAATGTTAttggaaatgtatttatactaAACCAGTATCTTATATTCAACGGTGAGTGTATTGTGGACACTGCTGATATATAACATCCAGATTAAAGCTCAAAAGAGGAAGTAATTCATCTAAAACTAGTTCATGAAACAAGAGGTGATATGAGTGACCAGAGTTAGTATTATAGTATTGAATTTAGTTTCGTTTATATTTGATTTCTGTTCATTTgagcaattttggtatatgcattcgtcattttataatttatttgattatttattatgttgctctttaaagtttaattcatttacatttttgtttttaatataattgtaaTGCTTTAAACTAAttctgtcaaacgattaatcacgattaatcgcatccagaattaaggtttgtgttaacataatatatatccgtgtactgtgcatatttattttgtatttataaacacaaaacttaCACATActtgtttatacatatttaggaaatatttaaatgtattattttttttacttatatttgaaattcaaaataaaagtttatttattgttatattttatatttgtattaaatatatgcatttatgtgtatatgtttataaatacaaaattaataggCACAGTACAACGacatatattacgtaaacacagatttttattctggatgtgattaatcatgattatttcAGGTTATTTTTGAGGCAAACAAGTTTTTCCCAAAAAAATTTGCcgaatatttgatttgattgaatAGAATGGTTTTCAAAGTTTAAATTGTAGTAAACTAATACAAGGTTGTGAGTGACCGACAGACGGTGTATGAGGTGAGAGGTTAACACACCGGCCGCTGTCTCTGCTGGAGGTGTTGAGGTTCATCTGATGTGATGATCCTCCGTTCAGACGGCCTCTTTGAGTCGGCGTTACATGATGACAACACTTCTCCACCGATGACTTCACCGCCACCCCATGACTATCAGAATCCACACTGTCTGTTCGTCCATCACTCCAACTGTTAAACACACAGCCAACATACATTTACAGCCAAAATCACATCCCATAATAATTCATTAtactgtgtttaaaacatttgctGCAGGAATAAGGGTTATACGAATCACAGACATCAGTGTGTCGTTCAATGTTAATCTTTGTAAGgtagagatgtgtgtgtgtttcatcatGATCACGCTTGTGTGTCTGTCACACgttgttgttattgtgttgttgttgtgtgtattGTACCACGGGCTGGAGAGGTTGATGACGGCGGTGGACGGGTGTGTTGTGAAGTCACTTGTGGAGAGAGAGGTTTCTGCTTCTTTCTCGGTCACATGTCCATGCCATGTGTTTGACACGCAATGctgcaaataaacacacatgagCAGCAGCAGATAACACTGACACACTGACACAATGTGCTATCAATACTAGTACACTTTCACTGCACAACTACTTTTACAATCCTGCACCTATAGACTATAAACCTCCAGGTATTCTGATGGTTCAAAggtcaaaatgttttctttctatGAACCTAACAGTGTTCTTCTAGTTGACAATTTATAGATTGTGTGTCAAACTGTCTGTTACTATATAGACATGAATATGTAGGTTCATATAACTGTATGTCAAACAATGTGAAGAAAGTATTGAATATCATCCACATCAGGTACACTTTTGTGCCGGTGTAAGTCAAGTATACTTCAGTGTCATTGATACATGTTTGAAAGCGTTCTTATTTGAGCTTTTCTTATTGAAGAACTACTTCTAGCTCTTACAGCAGTCCACTGAACTCACATTACTTCATAGATATGAAGAACACAATattgatgatgatggtgatggtACTGACATTGACCAGCTGGAGGTTTTCAGGTGGAGGATGAGGAGGACTTTTGGCCACAGTGTTGCGTTCTCGTAAACTCTGCCGTAAGCGATCCTGCAGCTTTTTCCTCTGTttcctacacaaacacacaggcagAGATCTTACACACATGTAGCTTAAACTCCACATCAGTTTTAGTCCAACTCAAAACATTAGTATGAAGTGAAACAAACGTTTCTAAATGTGAATTACTTTGTTTTGCAGTAAGCCACCACACACATGATGCCAACTACTAGGAGAGCGATGCAGATGCCTGTTATTGTCAAAACACGTTTCTGATAGAGCTCCTCAGCTTCTGGAAGAGAGCACACACTGCTTttacacatcacaacacacacatgatctCAGCATGTCAGGTGAGTTCA
Proteins encoded in this region:
- the nrg1 gene encoding pro-neuregulin-1, membrane-bound isoform isoform X3: MMRFIPASLGSSFCGAFVCFFLACFSRCGSFTCSPRAGSVREQSLRSGLVFEGKLEGELTRTDPEDGSRSGQVRQWRVRVQQVWTLKTGGLFKDSLVSLVGAEGDRCFQLSVGTRYVFFTEATNDASVVTATFPPVEMKRAVRKVVSEVLCQHCAEPKLKDLRSSSIQDGKKMILKCELVSGNPEPNFKWYKNGKQLAGKNKPKSIKIKRNKQKPKKISELSIRKFTEADAGEYKCEAVNSLGKANTFANITVMKAPTSTTPSAKTSSHVTPCSESERNYCVNGGKCFTLEVTPGKIHRLCRCLPGYTGDRCQTRDPVRVIDNKQAEELYQKRVLTITGICIALLVVGIMCVVAYCKTKKQRKKLQDRLRQSLRERNTVAKSPPHPPPENLQLVNHCVSNTWHGHVTEKEAETSLSTSDFTTHPSTAVINLSSPCWSDGRTDSVDSDSHGVAVKSSVEKCCHHVTPTQRGRLNGGSSHQMNLNTSSRDSGRYVSAATTPIRLSPVGLLSPVTPSSPPSEMSAPLSSLALSIPSMATSPSGEEDRPLLFRTPPILRDKSGSNPVQRSGHNLRNSAHYNHGLELLSPPVSPLHIDENGGEKVSSHQPSPPHSPSDHAQRTQQTAEVSPASPSNSESSGSESEDEDTPFLGSEDPLGGICAGSVEGSRTNPALHLSAQEHLQNRLPNIIVNQDPIAV
- the nrg1 gene encoding pro-neuregulin-1, membrane-bound isoform isoform X1, with amino-acid sequence MMRFIPASLGSSFCGAFVCFFLACFSRCGSFTCSPRAGSVREQSLRSGLVFEGKLEGELTRTDPEDGSRSGQVRQWRVRVQQVWTLKTGGLFKDSLVSLVGAEGDRCFQLSVGTRYVFFTEATNDASVVTATFPPVEMKRAVRKVVSEVLCQHCAEPKLKDLRSSSIQDGKKMILKCELVSGNPEPNFKWYKNGKQLAGKNKPKSIKIKRNKQKPKKISELSIRKFTEADAGEYKCEAVNSLGKANTFANITVMKAPTSTTPSAKTSSHVTPCSESERNYCVNGGKCFTLEVTPGKIHRLCRCPNEFTGDRCQNYVMASFYKHLGIEFMEAEELYQKRVLTITGICIALLVVGIMCVVAYCKTKKQRKKLQDRLRQSLRERNTVAKSPPHPPPENLQLVNHCVSNTWHGHVTEKEAETSLSTSDFTTHPSTAVINLSSPCWSDGRTDSVDSDSHGVAVKSSVEKCCHHVTPTQRGRLNGGSSHQMNLNTSSRDSGRYVSAATTPIRLSPVGLLSPVTPSSPPSEMSAPLSSLALSIPSMATSPSGEEDRPLLFRTPPILRDKSGSNPVQRSGHNLRNSAHYNHGLELLSPPVSPLHIDENGGEKVSSHQPSPPHSPSDHAQRTQQTAEVSPASPSNSESSGSESEDEDTPFLGSEDPLGGICAGSVEGSRTNPALHLSAQEHLQNRLPNIIVNQDPIAV
- the nrg1 gene encoding pro-neuregulin-1, membrane-bound isoform isoform X5 — translated: MMRFIPASLGSSFCGAFVCFFLACFSRCGSFTCSPRAGSVREQSLRSGLVFEGKLEGELTRTDPEDGSRSGQVRQWRVRVQQVWTLKTGGLFKDSLVSLVGAEGDRCFQLSVGTRYVFFTEATNDASVVTATFPPVEMKRAVRKVVSEVLCQHCAEPKLKDLRSSSIQDGKKMILKCELVSGNPEPNFKWYKNGKQLAGKNKPKSIKIKRNKQKPKKISELSIRKFTEADAGEYKCEAVNSLGKANTFANITVMKAPTSTTPSAKTSSHVTPCSESERNYCVNGGKCFTLEVTPGKIHRLCRCPNEFTGDRCQNYVMASFYTEELYQKRVLTITGICIALLVVGIMCVVAYCKTKKQRKKLQDRLRQSLRERNTVAKSPPHPPPENLQLVNHCVSNTWHGHVTEKEAETSLSTSDFTTHPSTAVINLSSPCWSDGRTDSVDSDSHGVAVKSSVEKCCHHVTPTQRGRLNGGSSHQMNLNTSSRDSGRYVSAATTPIRLSPVGLLSPVTPSSPPSEMSAPLSSLALSIPSMATSPSGEEDRPLLFRTPPILRDKSGSNPVQRSGHNLRNSAHYNHGLELLSPPVSPLHIDENGGEKVSSHQPSPPHSPSDHAQRTQQTAEVSPASPSNSESSGSESEDEDTPFLGSEDPLGGICAGSVEGSRTNPALHLSAQEHLQNRLPNIIVNQDPIAV
- the nrg1 gene encoding pro-neuregulin-1, membrane-bound isoform isoform X9 translates to MSEKKANKDGKRGDKKKQKDSAKANPSDSSPPAEPKLKDLRSSSIQDGKKMILKCELVSGNPEPNFKWYKNGKQLAGKNKPKSIKIKRNKQKPKKISELSIRKFTEADAGEYKCEAVNSLGKANTFANITVMKAPTSTTPSAKTSSHVTPCSESERNYCVNGGKCFTLEVTPGKIHRLCRCLPGYTGDRCQTRDPVRVIDNKQAEELYQKRVLTITGICIALLVVGIMCVVAYCKTKKQRKKLQDRLRQSLRERNTVAKSPPHPPPENLQLVNHCVSNTWHGHVTEKEAETSLSTSDFTTHPSTAVINLSSPCWSDGRTDSVDSDSHGVAVKSSVEKCCHHVTPTQRGRLNGGSSHQMNLNTSSRDSGRYVSAATTPIRLSPVGLLSPVTPSSPPSEMSAPLSSLALSIPSMATSPSGEEDRPLLFRTPPILRDKSGSNPVQRSGHNLRNSAHYNHGLELLSPPVSPLHIDENGGEKVSSHQPSPPHSPSDHAQRTQQTAEVSPASPSNSESSGSESEDEDTPFLGSEDPLGGICAGSVEGSRTNPALHLSAQEHLQNRLPNIIVNQDPIAV
- the nrg1 gene encoding pro-neuregulin-1, membrane-bound isoform isoform X2 → MMRFIPASLGSSFCGAFVCFFLACFSRCGSFTCSPRAGSVREQSLRSGLVFEGKLEGELTRTDPEDGSRSGQVRQWRVRVQQVWTLKTGGLFKDSLVSLVGAEGDRCFQLSVGTRYVFFTEATNDASVVTATFPPVEMKRAVRKVVSEVLCQHCAEPKLKDLRSSSIQDGKKMILKCELVSGNPEPNFKWYKNGKQLAGKNKPKSIKIKRNKQKPKKISELSIRKFTEADAGEYKCEAVNSLGKANTFANITVMKAPTSTTPSAKTSSHVTPCSESERNYCVNGGKCFTLEVTPGKIHRLCRCPNEFTGDRCQNYVMASFYKHLGIEFMAEELYQKRVLTITGICIALLVVGIMCVVAYCKTKKQRKKLQDRLRQSLRERNTVAKSPPHPPPENLQLVNHCVSNTWHGHVTEKEAETSLSTSDFTTHPSTAVINLSSPCWSDGRTDSVDSDSHGVAVKSSVEKCCHHVTPTQRGRLNGGSSHQMNLNTSSRDSGRYVSAATTPIRLSPVGLLSPVTPSSPPSEMSAPLSSLALSIPSMATSPSGEEDRPLLFRTPPILRDKSGSNPVQRSGHNLRNSAHYNHGLELLSPPVSPLHIDENGGEKVSSHQPSPPHSPSDHAQRTQQTAEVSPASPSNSESSGSESEDEDTPFLGSEDPLGGICAGSVEGSRTNPALHLSAQEHLQNRLPNIIVNQDPIAV
- the nrg1 gene encoding pro-neuregulin-1, membrane-bound isoform isoform X6; the protein is MKSEATEDISAGLPSQEALSEVLSEVAKEPTQGEEEDVAGDGDSSERGPLGCLPGAACCVCLELEQVRNCVRSEKICILPILACLLSLALCTAGLKWVFVDKIFEYEPPSHLDLKRIGQDPNLNSVSPPTFNSTATTANVPGQPKVFVEGESTGGPFEPPSFKVPVFTSTAAVTFHTDSASPTSPKSTFRPPRNDTPNQYPSQTLESNDILPRTSPTSTTPSAKTSSHVTPCSESERNYCVNGGKCFTLEVTPGKIHRLCRCPNEFTGDRCQNYVMASFYKHLGIEFMEAEELYQKRVLTITGICIALLVVGIMCVVAYCKTKKQRKKLQDRLRQSLRERNTVAKSPPHPPPENLQLVNHCVSNTWHGHVTEKEAETSLSTSDFTTHPSTAVINLSSPCWSDGRTDSVDSDSHGVAVKSSVEKCCHHVTPTQRGRLNGGSSHQMNLNTSSRDSGRYVSAATTPIRLSPVGLLSPVTPSSPPSEMSAPLSSLALSIPSMATSPSGEEDRPLLFRTPPILRDKSGSNPVQRSGHNLRNSAHYNHGLELLSPPVSPLHIDENGGEKVSSHQPSPPHSPSDHAQRTQQTAEVSPASPSNSESSGSESEDEDTPFLGSEDPLGGICAGSVEGSRTNPALHLSAQEHLQNRLPNIIVNQDPIAV
- the nrg1 gene encoding pro-neuregulin-1, membrane-bound isoform isoform X7, whose protein sequence is MKSEATEDISAGLPSQEALSEVLSEVAKEPTQGEEEDVAGDGDSSERGPLGCLPGAACCVCLELEQVRNCVRSEKICILPILACLLSLALCTAGLKWVFVDKIFEYEPPSHLDLKRIGQDPNLNSVSPPTFNSTATTANVPGQPKVFVEGESTGGPFEPPSFKVPVFTSTAAVTFHTDSASPTSPKSTFRPPRNDTPNQYPSQTLESNDILPRTSPTSTTPSAKTSSHVTPCSESERNYCVNGGKCFTLEVTPGKIHRLCRCLPGYTGDRCQTRDPVRVIDNKQAEELYQKRVLTITGICIALLVVGIMCVVAYCKTKKQRKKLQDRLRQSLRERNTVAKSPPHPPPENLQLVNHCVSNTWHGHVTEKEAETSLSTSDFTTHPSTAVINLSSPCWSDGRTDSVDSDSHGVAVKSSVEKCCHHVTPTQRGRLNGGSSHQMNLNTSSRDSGRYVSAATTPIRLSPVGLLSPVTPSSPPSEMSAPLSSLALSIPSMATSPSGEEDRPLLFRTPPILRDKSGSNPVQRSGHNLRNSAHYNHGLELLSPPVSPLHIDENGGEKVSSHQPSPPHSPSDHAQRTQQTAEVSPASPSNSESSGSESEDEDTPFLGSEDPLGGICAGSVEGSRTNPALHLSAQEHLQNRLPNIIVNQDPIAV
- the nrg1 gene encoding pro-neuregulin-1, membrane-bound isoform isoform X8 codes for the protein MSEKKANKDGKRGDKKKQKDSAKANPSDSSPPAEPKLKDLRSSSIQDGKKMILKCELVSGNPEPNFKWYKNGKQLAGKNKPKSIKIKRNKQKPKKISELSIRKFTEADAGEYKCEAVNSLGKANTFANITVMKAPTSTTPSAKTSSHVTPCSESERNYCVNGGKCFTLEVTPGKIHRLCRCPNEFTGDRCQNYVMASFYKHLGIEFMEAEELYQKRVLTITGICIALLVVGIMCVVAYCKTKKQRKKLQDRLRQSLRERNTVAKSPPHPPPENLQLVNHCVSNTWHGHVTEKEAETSLSTSDFTTHPSTAVINLSSPCWSDGRTDSVDSDSHGVAVKSSVEKCCHHVTPTQRGRLNGGSSHQMNLNTSSRDSGRYVSAATTPIRLSPVGLLSPVTPSSPPSEMSAPLSSLALSIPSMATSPSGEEDRPLLFRTPPILRDKSGSNPVQRSGHNLRNSAHYNHGLELLSPPVSPLHIDENGGEKVSSHQPSPPHSPSDHAQRTQQTAEVSPASPSNSESSGSESEDEDTPFLGSEDPLGGICAGSVEGSRTNPALHLSAQEHLQNRLPNIIVNQDPIAV